The Fusarium falciforme chromosome 4, complete sequence genomic interval AATCACCATTCGAAAAGAGATACAAGGCATCACTGTGAGTCTATGATGCCATCTCTGAAACTCGAATGAGGCACTAACCAGTTTAGCAACGCCTTGGCGCCGTCACCCTCAACTATGATCCggatgaggccatcgagCTGTTTGAATGGTGCGGTGCAGCTGTTGAGAGCTCCGCCGCCAGTAAGCAAGCCGTGGCCGACTTGACAGTCAAATCGGCCGATTCGGAGGTTGCCGTAGCTCAGCTTCAGTCCCAGCTGGAGGAACTGCTCCgagccaaggatgaggatgagacaGCCTTGCTAAGAAAGTTCAGAGACCTGTTaaacgagaagaaggtcaagaTCCGTGAGCAGCAACAGGTCTTGGCATTGACGACTTTCAACGCCAGTATGCCGGGTCAATCACAACGAGCTGAGTCTGTTGAGGTAAAGGTCGAGGAACCAGAAGTCAAGCAACCAAAGAAACCGGTTCGCAAAGCAGGCAAATCAAGGGCAGCGAAACGAAAGGCTCCTACTCCAAAGCCGGTAGAAGAgtcggaagaagaggatgttCAGCCAATGGAGGTCGACATCAAGCAAGAGCCCGAGGACACCGATCCTGGAAACACAACGGAAGCAACTGCATCAGTGTCtggtgacgatgaggatgacgccGGAGTGCTCTCCGGCTCCTCTCAGCAGAGAGCTGTTTCGGAATCAGATGCTCCTCAAGAGGATGCTCCACCACAAGTCTCACAGCCTCCTCCGCGACGAGAACTTCCATTCGCGCTCAGGAAGAAATCTGCCAAGCCTGCTCCCCCGCCTGCAGGAAGCGATACAGATTCTGATGACGAATTATGAGTTATGAGTTATGAGTCGAAGTACAAAGCCATGCATAGATATGTCTCTCAAGTAGTCACTGTATAAATCTACTTTACGCGGATTCAGCGTCCGCTTACAGCAGTCGACTGCTATTTCTGTCATGACACATTACAACGTGAAGCTCCAGCGGCTTAGGACCGATCGTTCTCATCAAACTTGTTCTTCCAGAATCCGCGGAAGTGCTTTTGGCTTCCGAGTCTGGAGATCTCGGCAATCTCCTCCGGTGTCAGCTTGAACTTGGGAAGCCTGGACAGGTAGCCCTCGAGTCTCTCCACCTTGTTGCTCGTTGTGAGCGCGATGATGTCTTGATCGATCACCCATCGCAGACCGATCTCAGACTCTGTGACACCATAtttcttggccagctcggTGTAAAGACCGTCGACAGGACCACCCTTGGCCGTCACGAGAGGGGTGAGGGGGCCGTAGGAGGACACAGCAATGCCGTGCTTCTTGTGGAAGGCAACGAGATCGCCGTGCTGCAGATAGGGGTGGTACTCGATCTGGTTGATGGCgggcttgaccttggccgtcttgaggatggcctcgaggTGCACCTGCAGGAAGTTAGACACGCCGATGGACTTGACACGACCAGACGCCTGGAGCTGCTCGAGCTCGGCCCAGCGCTTCTGCAGGTCCTCGTCGGTCTCAGCGAACCAGGGACCGTGGATCAGATACAAATCGACGTAGTCAAggccgagcttcttgagggaGACGTCAAAGGAGTCAATGGCGGaacccttcttctcagcgGGGATCTTGGTGGTGACAAAGAGCTGCTCTCGGGGAACGCCACccgccttgatggcctgaccaagctcctcctcgttgcCGTAAACTAGAAATTTTCAGTGGTGCTCAATATTGACCTAGAGTTGAACTGACCTTCGGCACCGTCGAGATGGCGGTAGCCGACTCCAAtggccttggtggtgatgtcaaTCACATGAGCATCAAGTCCGCTGTTGGGGTCGCTCTTGTACTGAGCAGTTCCCAGACCAAAAGCAAGCTACAAGGTGTAAGTTGATACTGTTCCGCAGATGGAATCAAGTTCCTGAGTTGTGTGTCTGGAACGGTGACTCTTGGAGGATAAACGTACAACCGGGATCTCATTGCCGTCATTGAGCTTGTAGTGGGGGATGTCTAGTGGAGCGGCCATCTTGAATGATTCTCTTCTCACGGTGTGAATGGCTGCTTTGTAGTAGGTACTTGGTTCTGGTCCAGCAGAAGGCGTTCAGCACTGTAGAGTTTCAATTGAGGTTCAAGAGTTGCAGGCGCGAGGGGGAAGCTGCGTCGTTTAAGAAGTCTCCCCTCCCCCACCAACGCATTAACACGGCAGCGATATCCACGAGATGGCGATCGAGAGTGGGACAATGCCGTGATCTTCGGCCGAGCGACCTCGGCGGACAAGCCAGGCTGCTGGCAAACAAGGCACGTACTTGCGGGGTCTTTGCACATTTACCGTCGAAATGGCGCCCTGTGCTGTAGGGCGTGGGATGCGTCACGTCTTGCTTGCAGTGGCTACCTAGTCCTCCAACTGCTGCAGTAGCTGAGTGACGAgtatgacgatgatgatagATGCAGCCTGTGCTGACACAATCGGAACTAATGCCTACCTCGAGTTGCTATTTCTTCCCTATTCTCGTGCAACGAGCAATTGATTGATGGTGTAACCCGGAAATAACTGTCCGGGGGGCGAGATCGGAAAACCTCATAGATGCAGTAGTATTAGAAATCAATATTAGAGACGGCATATCATACCGGCAGACATTGCTTCCCTAGTGTCAATGTCAATGCCGTCTTCCATATTTCTGTATATCAGATCTAATTATCAGCGGCATTGGCATTGCTTTTATAGCTCACCAACTTCACCCGGCATTTACAGGGTAGCTCATTCACCAACACCGGTCAAGTGACCGGCGATAATTCCGTTCATCTCATAACCCGTTGATTTCCCCCCGTGCCTCGCATCCAAGTCGTCGGCATCACGAATTCCAAATAGAAACGCGGCCCGGTTCCGTCTTACATGCGTCCGAACAGCCGGGGGGGTCATCGGAGGTGGCAATGTGGGGGTGCCCGAAGCCCCGGAGATGTGATGTCAATGGGCGACGGTAACCGTAGCTTGGAGGGCGATTTGCCACACCTTTTTTGTCAGCGAAACACCATAGGTCGGCGGTAGATGCTACGGTTAGCAGGCATCCATGATCGATTCTGATCAATGATTCCAAATCAATACTCGAGCCGGTCATCATATAAATCCCGCCATTGATGCTCTGTCGCAACGCCCTCCGCAGAGTTACCCCTCGGTCATCTTTGCAGAGAATCAACAAGATGGCAGCCCATCTCTCCAACGGTGCGGCGGCGCCCAATTCAAATAATTCGAATTACCCCGGCGCATCCCTCGAGGATCTTCCAAAGTCCTGGCACTTTACCGAATCCCTCCCCGCCGATGCCGTTTTCCCTACGCCCGCCGATTCGCACAAGACCCCACGAGATCAGATAACTCCCCGACAAGTCCGAGAAGCCATCTTCACATGGGTGCGCCCAGCTGAGCAGAAGGACCCCGAGCTTCTTGCCGTAAGTCCAGCCGCGCTGCGAGATCTGGGCATCAAGGCCGGAGAGGAAAAGACGGACGACTTCAGACAGCTGGTTGCCGGCAACAAGCTCTACGGCTGGGATGAAGAAAAGCTCGAGGGAGGATATCCATGGGCTCAATGCTACGGTGGTTTCCAATTCGGACAATGGGCTGGTCAGCTCGGTGATGGCAGAGCTATATCCCTCTTCGAGACAACCAATCCAGCCTCTGGCGAGCGCTACGAGCTTCAGCTCAAGGGCGCCGGTTTGACTCCCTACTCCCGCTTCGCCGATGGAAAAGCAGTTCTCCGATCGAGTATCCGAGAGTTTGTGGTTTCAGAGGCGCTCAATGCGCTCAAGATTCCCACCACCAGAGCATTGTCGCTTACTCTGCTGCCAAACTCTAAGGTCCTTCGGGAGAGGGTTGAGCCGGGAGCCATTGTGCTGCGGTTCGCCCAGTCTTGGTTGCGTCTGGGCAACTTTGATATCCTCCGGGCCAGGGGAGATCGCGACTTGATTAGAAAGCTGTCTACGTACATCGCTGAAGACGTCTTTGGTGGTTGGGATAAACTACCTGCTCGATTGGAGAACCCAGATGAGCCCAAAACTTCACCGCCGCCAAAGCGTGGAGTGGCAAGAGATACCATTGAAGGACCTGAGGACGCTGAGGAAAACCGGTTCACGAGACTTTATCGAGAGGTTGTCAGGCGCAATGCGACAACGGTGGCTAATTGGCAAGCATATGGATTCATGAATGGAGTGCTGGTAAGCTACCACATTGTGAATCTGAAGCAAGACTGCTTACTGACAGCATGAAGAACACAGACAATACCTCCATCTATGGACTCTCGATAGACTTTGGCCCATTTGCCTTTATGGATAACTTTGACCCGATGTATACACCAAATCACGACGACTATGCCCTGCGATACAGCTATAGAAACCAGCCTACCATCATCTGGTGGAATCTCGTCCGCTTCGGCGAGGCAATTGGCGagatgatggggatgggtGCCAAGGTGGACGATCCAACTTTTGTTGAAAAAGGTGTTACAGAAGGGGAGGAGGCAGCAGTTGTAGCCAGGGCTGAGAAGCTCATCACACAGGCCGGCGAGGAGTTCAAGATTGTGTTCCTCAATGAGTACAAGAGACTCATGACTGCCCGACTTGGTCTGAAGACACACAAAGACTCCGACTTTGACGTGCTCTTCAGCGAAGCCTTGGATACCCTGGAAACCTTGGAACTGGACTTTCACCATTTCTTCCGTCGCCTTAGCAACCTCAAGCTGCAGGATCTGGCTACCGAAGAGGGTCGAAAGGAGAAGGCATCCACTTTCTTCCACAAGGAAGGCCCCCCAACGACTGGCACAGAAGACGGGGCTAGGGAGCGCATTGCCAAGTGGCTGGCCAGCTGGCGAGAACGTGTTGTCGAAGACTGGAAGGATGAGAGTGACGACGTGTCAGAAGAGAAGGACAACGAGAGGATCGAGGCGATGAAGAAGGTCAACCCCAACTTTGTCCCTCGCGGCTGGATCCTCGACGAGGTTATCAAGCGCGTTGAGAAGGACGGTGAGAGGGATGTGCTCGACCGCATTATGCAGATGGCTCTCCATCCCTTCGAAGACGCATGGGATGGACAGACCTTCGACGGCAAGACATTCAAgggcgacaaggacgaggaggctagGTGGATTGCCGACCCTCCGAAGACCGAGAGAGCCATCCAGTGTAGCTGTAGCTCATAGCTGATAGACAACAACGTAAAGCTTTAGAATCGTCTCCGAGGTCACATCTACGACTATCCAACTTGGTTCCAACTGGTGGTATGTAACAACCGGCGGTAAGAGGCAACGGTCACGGAGATTGGTTACTCTCCCATGCTTCCATAAACGGCGTAATATTTCTCTTGAGCACAAGATAGAGGAAGACTCGACTGAAGCAACAGTTCTGCAGAAGCAGCCCTGTCGCGCAAGCTCACCTACAATAAAGTGTGCCCGTGTACAATTTGtttggtgaagaagagaaaaaattCCAAAATCGCGGCCGAAGATGGAGACAATGAGGTGATGGGTGGTGCCTTGTGGCCTCAGGCATTGGGAATTGACTGCTGACCAATGAGCATCTACGTAAATTAATCGCGGACTAGCGCCACTAAATCCATCACCCGAACAGCAGTTCCCTTCGAGAGACGTCAACGACTGAGCACATATTCGCCGCAACGGCCTGCAACGTTCATCTCCTTCACTCCGTCAAGGCGACACGATGCTCCGACACACCATAGCTCGTTCGGCTTGGCGGACCAGCCGGCGGGCGGCCAATGTCTCGCGAGCCTTCGCGACGACGAGCCAGCGTCCAGCCGAGGTGGAGCTGACAATTGGTGAGCATCTTTGTGTCCCGAGCCATTGACCGTCCGAGGATAGCTAACAGTGCTGGTAGATGGAAAGAAGGTCTCGATTGAAGGTATGCTTGGATGTGCGGCCGGCTTTGGGGTCTTGTTCTGACGAAATTGTAGCCGGTTCGGCCCTTATCCAGGCCTGCGAGAAGGCGGGTGTAACAGTCCCGAGGTAAGTTGACACAGCAATGACGACTTGAATGGCCTGGCTGACCTTGTCTAGATACTGCTACCATGAGTACGATCCCTCCGAGCGTTCCTCCGACCGATATAGAGCTGACAATGCTTCAGGAAGCTTATGATTGCCGGCAACTGCCGAATGTGCCTGGTGGAGGTTGAGAGGGCCCCGAAGCCCGTAGCCTCTTGTGCCTGGCCCGTACAACCCGGAATGGTCGTCAAGACCAACTCTCCTCTTACCCACAAGGCCCGCGAGGGTGTCATGGAGTTCCTGCTCGCCAACCACCCCCTCGACTGCCCCATCTGTGATCAGGGTGGTGAGTGCGATCTCCAGGACCAGTCCATGCGTTACGGAGCCGACCGAGGCCGATTCCACGAGATTGGCGGCAAGCGAGCCGTCGAGGACAAGAACATTGGCCCCCTGATCAAGACGTCCATGAACCGATGCATTCACTGCACCCGATGTGTCCGTTTCGCCAACGACATCGCCGGAGCTCCGGAGCTTGGCTCCACCGGCCGTGGTAACGACCTCCAGATTGGCACCTACCTCGAGAAGAACCTGGACTCGGAGTTGTCTGGCAACGTTATCGACCTCTGCCCCGTTGGTGCCCTCACCTCCAAGCCCTACGCTTTCCGAGCTCGTCCCTGGGAGCTGAAGCACACCGAGTCGATCGACGTTCTCGACGG includes:
- a CDS encoding Selenoprotein O; this translates as MLCRNALRRVTPRSSLQRINKMAAHLSNGAAAPNSNNSNYPGASLEDLPKSWHFTESLPADAVFPTPADSHKTPRDQITPRQVREAIFTWVRPAEQKDPELLAVSPAALRDLGIKAGEEKTDDFRQLVAGNKLYGWDEEKLEGGYPWAQCYGGFQFGQWAGQLGDGRAISLFETTNPASGERYELQLKGAGLTPYSRFADGKAVLRSSIREFVVSEALNALKIPTTRALSLTLLPNSKVLRERVEPGAIVLRFAQSWLRLGNFDILRARGDRDLIRKLSTYIAEDVFGGWDKLPARLENPDEPKTSPPPKRGVARDTIEGPEDAEENRFTRLYREVVRRNATTVANWQAYGFMNGVLNTDNTSIYGLSIDFGPFAFMDNFDPMYTPNHDDYALRYSYRNQPTIIWWNLVRFGEAIGEMMGMGAKVDDPTFVEKGVTEGEEAAVVARAEKLITQAGEEFKIVFLNEYKRLMTARLGLKTHKDSDFDVLFSEALDTLETLELDFHHFFRRLSNLKLQDLATEEGRKEKASTFFHKEGPPTTGTEDGARERIAKWLASWRERVVEDWKDESDDVSEEKDNERIEAMKKVNPNFVPRGWILDEVIKRVEKDGERDVLDRIMQMALHPFEDAWDGQTFDGKTFKGDKDEEARWIADPPKTERAIQCSCSS